The Candidatus Nitrosymbiomonas proteolyticus genome has a segment encoding these proteins:
- a CDS encoding phosphate ABC transporter ATP-binding protein, with amino-acid sequence MALSMIETPPVTATEAKISARSVDFFYGSFQALKGITLDIPPNQVTALIGPSGCGKSTFLRCLNRMNDLIENTRIEGQVLIDGHDIYAPDIDPVELRKSVGMVFQKPNPFPTSIFDNIAYGPRIHGIRKRDELEGVVETCLRKAALWDEVKDKQFDNALALSGGQQQRLCIARTLSVDPEIILMDEPCSALDPIATARIEDLIFELKQQYTIIIVTHNMQQAQRASDITGFFMMGKLVEVNSTQDLFLFPQKKETEDYISGRFG; translated from the coding sequence ATGGCACTGTCGATGATTGAAACGCCCCCCGTGACCGCCACAGAGGCTAAGATTTCGGCGCGTAGCGTCGACTTTTTCTATGGGTCGTTTCAGGCCCTCAAAGGGATCACCCTCGACATTCCGCCGAACCAAGTCACGGCGTTGATCGGCCCCTCGGGTTGCGGGAAGTCGACGTTTCTGAGATGCCTCAACCGGATGAACGACCTGATCGAGAACACCCGAATCGAGGGGCAGGTGCTGATCGACGGACACGACATTTACGCCCCCGACATCGATCCAGTGGAGCTCCGCAAGTCGGTCGGGATGGTGTTTCAGAAGCCCAACCCCTTCCCCACTTCGATCTTCGACAATATCGCTTACGGCCCGCGCATCCACGGCATCCGCAAGCGGGACGAGTTGGAGGGCGTCGTGGAAACGTGCCTCCGCAAGGCCGCCCTTTGGGACGAAGTCAAGGACAAGCAGTTCGACAACGCGCTCGCGCTCTCTGGTGGCCAGCAGCAGCGACTCTGCATCGCCCGAACGCTTTCGGTAGACCCGGAGATCATCCTGATGGACGAGCCGTGTTCGGCGCTCGACCCCATCGCCACCGCCCGCATCGAGGACCTCATTTTCGAGTTGAAGCAGCAGTACACCATCATCATCGTGACCCACAACATGCAGCAGGCGCAGCGCGCCAGCGACATTACGGGGTTCTTCATGATGGGCAAGCTCGTCGAGGTCAATTCGACGCAAGACCTCTTCCTCTTTCCGCAAAAGAAGGAAACCGAGGATTACATATCCGGTAGGTTTGGATAG
- a CDS encoding chorismate synthase, giving the protein MASTFGTLFRVTTFGESHGVGVGVVIDGCPAGLPLSEADIQRELDRRRPGQSSLVSQRKEPDVAALLSGVDSGVTVGTPITIVVRNEDARPRDYDEFRQKYRPSHADYTYHEKYGVPPLSGGGRASARETLGRVAAGAVAAKLLSALFGVEVIAWVSQVYGIESEVDPLTLTRDKIEANPVRCPDPDAALQMIEAIEHARKEGDSLGGVVGCVAQHVPAGWGEPVFDKLEGDLAKAALSIPACKGFEIGSGFAGTHLRGSEHNDPFYADDERRVYTSTNFSGGVQGGISNGMPILMRLAFKPTSTILKEQHTVTIHKENTTLKGKGRHDPCVLPRAVPVVEAMVNLVLADHALRQASTLTFSQQLGRVSSGG; this is encoded by the coding sequence GTGGCGAGCACTTTCGGGACGCTCTTCCGAGTGACGACGTTTGGCGAATCTCACGGAGTGGGAGTCGGCGTCGTCATCGATGGGTGCCCCGCCGGGCTTCCCCTTTCAGAGGCGGACATCCAAAGGGAGCTGGACCGGCGCAGGCCCGGCCAAAGCTCGCTCGTTTCTCAGCGGAAGGAGCCTGACGTCGCAGCCCTCCTGAGCGGCGTGGACTCAGGCGTTACGGTGGGCACTCCGATCACGATCGTCGTCCGAAACGAAGATGCCCGGCCCAGAGACTACGATGAGTTTCGCCAGAAGTACCGTCCGAGCCACGCCGACTACACCTATCACGAGAAGTACGGCGTGCCTCCGCTTTCGGGAGGCGGCCGAGCTTCCGCACGAGAAACACTCGGCCGGGTCGCGGCAGGCGCGGTGGCTGCCAAGCTGCTTTCCGCGCTCTTTGGCGTCGAAGTGATCGCGTGGGTATCCCAAGTCTACGGCATCGAGTCTGAGGTCGATCCCCTAACCCTGACGAGGGACAAAATCGAAGCCAATCCCGTTCGCTGCCCCGACCCCGACGCGGCCCTTCAGATGATCGAGGCTATCGAGCACGCTCGGAAGGAAGGCGACTCGCTGGGAGGAGTCGTGGGGTGCGTCGCCCAGCACGTCCCAGCAGGATGGGGAGAGCCGGTTTTCGATAAGCTGGAAGGCGACCTCGCCAAAGCGGCGCTTTCGATCCCCGCCTGCAAAGGTTTTGAGATCGGTTCGGGCTTCGCCGGTACGCACCTGCGCGGTTCCGAACACAACGATCCCTTCTATGCCGACGACGAGAGGCGGGTCTACACGTCGACCAATTTCAGCGGGGGAGTCCAAGGCGGGATCTCCAACGGGATGCCGATTCTCATGAGGCTCGCGTTCAAGCCGACCTCGACCATCTTAAAGGAACAGCACACCGTCACGATCCATAAGGAGAACACCACTCTCAAGGGCAAAGGGAGGCACGACCCTTGCGTATTGCCCAGGGCGGTTCCCGTGGTCGAAGCGATGGTCAACCTCGTGCTCGCCGACCACGCGTTGCGGCAGGCGTCCACCTTAACCTTTTCGCAACAATTGGGCCGAGTAAGCTCAGGAGGTTGA
- a CDS encoding 4-hydroxy-tetrahydrodipicolinate synthase has product MGTFESSRDWGRLLTALVTPFDDDGKVDYAEARRIAAYVVDEQKNSGLVVSGTTGESPTLSTDEKRGLLSEILEEVGSRAAVLFGAGTYNTEESIRLARMGEDLGAHGLMLVNPYYNKPGQRGLEAHFRAIAESTSLPILLYNIQPRSAINLETETLLRLAETPNIVAVKEASGNLGQISEVCARVPSGFRVYSGDDGLTLPILSVGGYGVVSVAGHIVGDRIARMIESFLRGRVAESAQLHQELLPLINALFAAPNPTPVKHALALLGFRTRRVRLPLVPLSESEAEGVERAFQALRSASPV; this is encoded by the coding sequence ATGGGAACGTTTGAATCATCGAGGGATTGGGGCCGCTTGCTTACGGCCCTCGTAACGCCGTTCGACGACGACGGCAAGGTCGATTACGCCGAGGCGCGCCGGATTGCAGCGTACGTGGTCGATGAGCAGAAGAACAGCGGCCTCGTCGTAAGCGGCACCACAGGCGAGTCGCCCACGCTTTCGACGGACGAGAAAAGGGGACTGCTCTCGGAGATACTCGAAGAGGTCGGCAGTCGCGCGGCTGTGCTGTTCGGCGCGGGAACCTACAACACAGAGGAGTCGATCCGTCTAGCGAGAATGGGCGAGGACCTGGGGGCGCACGGGCTGATGCTGGTCAATCCCTATTACAACAAGCCCGGACAGCGCGGTCTCGAAGCCCACTTCCGCGCCATCGCCGAATCGACTTCCCTGCCGATCCTTCTCTACAACATCCAGCCGCGATCCGCGATCAACTTGGAGACGGAGACGCTGCTCCGGCTCGCTGAGACGCCCAACATCGTCGCCGTCAAGGAAGCGAGCGGCAACCTCGGACAGATCAGTGAAGTGTGCGCGAGGGTCCCGTCGGGCTTTCGTGTGTACAGTGGCGACGATGGCCTCACGCTTCCAATCCTCAGCGTGGGCGGTTACGGCGTGGTAAGCGTCGCTGGCCACATCGTGGGAGACCGCATCGCTCGGATGATCGAGTCCTTTCTCCGGGGGCGCGTCGCCGAAAGCGCCCAGCTCCACCAGGAACTGCTTCCGCTCATCAATGCGCTCTTTGCCGCGCCCAATCCGACGCCCGTCAAACATGCTCTTGCGCTGCTGGGGTTCAGGACCCGGCGCGTACGCTTGCCACTGGTTCCCCTTTCCGAATCAGAAGCAGAAGGCGTCGAGCGCGCGTTTCAGGCCCTTCGGAGCGCAAGTCCCGTTTAG
- a CDS encoding cytidylate kinase has translation MSSKSPCDVIAIDGPAGAGKSTVTKMLAKEMGLRYLDSGAMYRCVALLAIRRGLSSESAGPLEALAQECEIEFADGDPQRVFLNGEEVTTAIREPQVGDMASAVSVHPGVRAVLVKLQQQIVAKGGCVLEGRDATTVIAPHACLKVFLTATAEERARRRHAELRNRDQVVAYEEVLRAIVERDQRDSERDASPLTVAPDAILIDSTDMTPVQVVEEIRRHALEAGSRSTTA, from the coding sequence ATGAGTTCCAAGTCGCCCTGCGACGTGATCGCCATCGACGGACCTGCCGGCGCAGGAAAGTCCACCGTCACCAAGATGCTCGCAAAGGAAATGGGCCTGCGATACCTGGACTCTGGCGCCATGTATCGCTGCGTGGCTCTCTTGGCGATTCGTAGGGGCCTAAGTTCCGAGAGCGCCGGGCCCCTCGAAGCTCTGGCTCAAGAATGCGAGATCGAGTTTGCGGACGGCGACCCGCAACGCGTGTTTTTGAACGGCGAAGAAGTGACGACGGCAATTCGGGAGCCTCAGGTGGGTGACATGGCGAGCGCGGTGAGCGTGCATCCCGGCGTGAGGGCGGTTCTGGTGAAGCTGCAACAACAAATCGTCGCCAAAGGAGGCTGCGTCCTTGAAGGCCGCGACGCGACGACCGTCATCGCTCCTCACGCTTGCCTCAAGGTGTTTCTTACCGCCACGGCCGAAGAGCGGGCGAGGAGGAGACACGCCGAGCTTCGCAATCGGGACCAGGTGGTTGCCTACGAAGAGGTGCTTCGAGCCATCGTCGAGCGCGACCAACGGGATTCCGAACGAGACGCCTCACCCCTCACCGTAGCTCCGGACGCCATCCTCATCGACTCAACCGACATGACTCCCGTCCAAGTCGTAGAAGAGATTAGGCGCCACGCGCTGGAGGCCGGTTCCCGTTCGACCACAGCGTGA